From the genome of Burkholderia pyrrocinia:
CTCGCCGCGGAGAAGAAGAAGGTCTACATCAACATCGGTGCGGGCGCGGACACGCTGACGAACGAGGAGTGCACGCCGTACACAGTGCACTATGCGTACGACACGATGGCGCTCGCGAAAGGCACCGGCTCGGCGGTGGTCAAGCAGGGCGGCAAGACGTGGTTCTTCCTGACCGCCGACTACGCGTTCGGCAAGGCGCTCGAGAAGAATACGTCGGACGTCGTGAAGGCGAGCGGCGGACAGGTGCTGGGTGCGGTGCGGCATCCGCTGTCCGCGTCGGATTTCTCGTCGTTCCTGCTGCAGGCGCAATCGTCGAAGGCGCAGATCCTCGGCCTCGCGAACGCGGGCGGCGACACGATCAACTCGATCAAGGCCGCGAAGGAATTCGGCATCACGAAGACGATGAAGCTCGCCGGGCTGCTGATGTTCATCAACGACGTGCACAGCCTCGGCCTCGAGACGACCCAGGGCCTCGTGCTGACCGACAGCTGGTACTGGAACCGCGACGCGGCAGCGCGCCAGTGGGCGCAGCGCTACTTCGGCAAGATGAAGAAGATGCCGTCGAGCCTGCAGGCGGCCGACTACTCGTCGGTGACGACCTACCTGAAGGCCGTCCAGGCTGCCGGCACGACCGATTCCGACAAGGTGATGGCCGAGCTGAAGAAGGCGAAGATCAACGACTTCTACGCGAAGGGCTACATCCGCACGGACGGCAGCATGATCCACGACATGTACCTGATGGAAGTGAAGAAGCCGTCGGAATCGAAGGAGCCGTGGGACTACTACAAGGTGCTCGCGACGATTCCGGGCGAACAGGCGTTCGGGACCAAGCAGGAGACGCGCTGCGCGCTGTGGAAGTAAGCGCGGCGTAGCGGCGCGCGCGGGC
Proteins encoded in this window:
- a CDS encoding ABC transporter substrate-binding protein translates to MKMKTLAHACLALATAAFTAGAAHAADTVKIGFVTDMSGLYADIDGQGGLEAIRMAVADFGGKVLGKPIEVVYADHQNKADIAASKAREWIDRGGLDLLVGGTNSGTALAMAKLAAEKKKVYINIGAGADTLTNEECTPYTVHYAYDTMALAKGTGSAVVKQGGKTWFFLTADYAFGKALEKNTSDVVKASGGQVLGAVRHPLSASDFSSFLLQAQSSKAQILGLANAGGDTINSIKAAKEFGITKTMKLAGLLMFINDVHSLGLETTQGLVLTDSWYWNRDAAARQWAQRYFGKMKKMPSSLQAADYSSVTTYLKAVQAAGTTDSDKVMAELKKAKINDFYAKGYIRTDGSMIHDMYLMEVKKPSESKEPWDYYKVLATIPGEQAFGTKQETRCALWK